A part of Paenibacillus sp. 481 genomic DNA contains:
- the leuS gene encoding leucine--tRNA ligase yields MSQEMKQTHGYQPQTIEPKWQQYWDGNKTFATTEEDKPKFYALDMFPYPSGSGLHVGHPEGYTATDIVSRYKRMRGYNVLHPMGWDAFGLPAEQHALDTGEHPRDITVKNINNFRRQIKSLGFSYDWDRELSTTDPEYYKWTQWIFVQLYKRGLAYVSEAPVNWCPALGTVLANEEVIDGKSERGGHPVIRKPMRQWMLKITAYADRLIEDLDELDWPESLKDMQRNWIGKSKGAEVRFAIDGHSEELVVFTTRPDTLFGSTYCVIAPEHDLVARIATSEQKAAIEAYQEQASRKSDLERTDLAKDKSGVFTGAYAINPANGAKLPIWIADYVLAGYGTGAIMAVPGHDERDWEFAKQFDLPIVEVVQGGDVTKEAYAGDGEHVNSEFLNGMTNEAAMAKMIEWLEAEGKGQGKITYRLRDWLFSRQRYWGEPIPIIHLEDGTMKTVPESELPLVLPDIDAIRPSGTGESPLANVTDWINVIDPETGMKARRETNTMPQWAGSCWYYLRYIDPKNNDEICSKELQQKWLPVDLYIGGVEHAVLHLLYARFWHKVLYDLGVVATKEPFQKLINQGMILGTNGEKMSKSRGNVINPDIIVNEYGADTLRMYEMFMGPLEATKPWNTNGVEGMYRFLSRIWRLFVSDNGQLNEKISDAPADDAFVRTWHKTVKKVTDDFEGLRFNTAISQLMIFINDAYKVDVLPRKAMESFVQLLSPLAPHIAEELWTRLGHTGSITYVAWPTYDEALTIDAEVEVAVQVNGKLAGRIKLAVDADEAAMQEKAMSLPNVQTAIAGKTVRKVIAVKGRLVNIVVG; encoded by the coding sequence ATGAGTCAAGAAATGAAGCAGACGCACGGTTATCAACCGCAAACAATTGAACCAAAATGGCAGCAGTATTGGGATGGAAATAAGACCTTCGCTACAACGGAAGAAGACAAGCCGAAGTTCTACGCGCTCGATATGTTCCCATATCCATCAGGGTCTGGATTGCACGTTGGTCACCCAGAGGGATATACAGCAACGGATATCGTATCACGTTACAAACGTATGCGTGGTTACAATGTTCTCCATCCGATGGGCTGGGATGCATTTGGTCTTCCAGCAGAGCAGCACGCATTAGATACAGGTGAACATCCACGTGATATTACGGTAAAGAACATTAACAACTTCCGCCGTCAAATTAAATCACTCGGTTTCTCTTATGATTGGGATCGCGAGCTTAGCACGACTGATCCTGAATATTACAAGTGGACGCAATGGATATTTGTCCAACTGTACAAGCGCGGTCTTGCTTACGTGTCAGAGGCACCAGTGAACTGGTGTCCGGCACTTGGTACTGTACTTGCGAACGAAGAAGTAATCGATGGTAAATCGGAACGTGGCGGTCATCCTGTCATTCGTAAGCCGATGCGCCAATGGATGTTGAAAATTACAGCTTACGCGGACCGCTTAATCGAAGATCTCGATGAGTTGGACTGGCCTGAAAGTCTTAAAGATATGCAGCGCAACTGGATTGGTAAGTCGAAAGGCGCTGAAGTACGCTTCGCCATTGATGGACATAGCGAAGAACTCGTTGTCTTTACAACACGTCCAGATACGTTGTTCGGTTCAACGTATTGCGTTATTGCGCCTGAGCACGATTTAGTGGCACGCATTGCAACATCTGAGCAAAAAGCAGCTATCGAAGCTTACCAGGAGCAAGCATCCCGCAAGAGTGATCTTGAGCGCACGGATTTGGCAAAAGACAAATCAGGCGTATTTACGGGTGCATACGCGATTAACCCAGCAAACGGAGCTAAGTTGCCGATCTGGATCGCGGACTATGTGTTGGCAGGCTACGGAACAGGCGCTATCATGGCGGTTCCAGGTCACGATGAGCGTGACTGGGAGTTTGCGAAGCAGTTCGACTTGCCTATTGTGGAAGTCGTTCAAGGTGGCGATGTAACGAAGGAAGCTTATGCAGGTGACGGAGAGCATGTAAATTCGGAGTTCCTGAACGGCATGACGAACGAAGCGGCTATGGCTAAAATGATCGAGTGGCTTGAAGCAGAAGGCAAAGGTCAAGGCAAAATTACGTACCGTTTGCGTGACTGGTTGTTCAGCCGTCAACGCTATTGGGGCGAGCCGATTCCGATCATCCATCTGGAAGATGGCACGATGAAGACAGTGCCAGAGTCCGAATTACCGCTCGTATTGCCTGATATCGACGCGATTCGTCCTTCTGGAACGGGAGAATCTCCACTTGCAAACGTGACGGATTGGATTAATGTCATCGATCCTGAAACGGGTATGAAAGCACGTCGTGAAACGAACACGATGCCGCAATGGGCTGGAAGCTGCTGGTACTATTTGCGTTATATCGATCCGAAAAATAACGACGAAATTTGCTCGAAGGAATTACAGCAAAAATGGCTTCCGGTTGACTTGTACATCGGCGGCGTTGAGCACGCGGTATTGCATTTGTTGTATGCACGCTTCTGGCACAAAGTGCTGTACGACTTGGGTGTTGTCGCAACGAAAGAGCCGTTCCAAAAGCTCATTAACCAAGGTATGATTCTCGGCACAAACGGCGAGAAAATGTCTAAATCCCGCGGTAACGTCATCAATCCGGACATTATCGTAAACGAGTACGGTGCAGATACGTTGCGCATGTACGAAATGTTTATGGGGCCGCTTGAGGCGACTAAGCCTTGGAATACGAATGGCGTCGAGGGCATGTATCGTTTCCTAAGCCGCATTTGGCGTCTGTTCGTGTCCGATAACGGTCAATTAAATGAGAAAATTTCCGATGCGCCAGCAGACGACGCATTTGTGCGTACATGGCACAAAACGGTTAAGAAAGTAACAGATGATTTTGAAGGGCTGCGCTTTAATACAGCAATCAGCCAACTTATGATCTTCATCAACGATGCGTATAAAGTAGACGTGCTGCCACGCAAAGCGATGGAAAGCTTTGTTCAATTGTTGTCCCCGCTTGCTCCGCATATTGCGGAAGAGCTGTGGACGCGTCTCGGCCATACAGGATCGATTACGTATGTAGCATGGCCAACATACGACGAGGCGTTGACGATTGATGCTGAAGTCGAAGTTGCTGTACAAGTGAACGGTAAACTTGCCGGTCGTATCAAGCTGGCTGTTGATGCGGACGAAGCAGCAATGCAAGAAAAAGCGATGTCCCTGCCGAACGTTCAAACTGCTATCGCAGGTAAGACCGTTCGCAAAGTCATCGCGGTCAAAGGCCGCCTCGTCAATATTGTAGTCGGCTAA
- a CDS encoding class I SAM-dependent DNA methyltransferase, with translation MESYGRFATVYDRLMADMPYEQWVSFATEAWHRYGSGKPTTVVDLGCGTGNVTLPLAASGYQLTGIDLSETMLAIARDKYDSAAPSRGTVQWVCQDMREWAVPEPVDAVVSFCDCLNYVTEPDDVKKVFQATYNQLRAGGTFVFDVHHVRQFEQYAETQPFAYDEGDVSYIWFCDYDEELSQIQHELTLFVQDEASGMYERIDESHTQRAYDLEWLRTSLAEAGFTEVNVFADFKWASPDEQSHRLFIVAVKA, from the coding sequence ATGGAATCATACGGTCGCTTTGCGACAGTATACGACCGTCTAATGGCAGACATGCCTTATGAGCAGTGGGTATCTTTCGCGACAGAGGCTTGGCACCGTTACGGTAGCGGCAAGCCAACGACCGTCGTTGATCTCGGCTGTGGCACGGGTAATGTAACACTGCCGCTTGCGGCAAGTGGCTATCAGCTGACAGGCATCGATCTATCAGAAACGATGCTTGCTATTGCACGCGACAAATATGATTCGGCAGCCCCAAGCAGAGGTACGGTGCAATGGGTATGCCAAGATATGCGCGAGTGGGCTGTGCCAGAGCCAGTCGATGCAGTCGTGTCCTTTTGTGATTGCCTGAACTATGTGACGGAACCGGACGATGTGAAAAAAGTGTTTCAAGCGACGTACAATCAATTGCGTGCAGGAGGAACATTCGTCTTTGACGTCCATCATGTGCGGCAATTTGAGCAGTATGCGGAGACGCAGCCATTTGCTTATGATGAGGGTGACGTTTCTTATATTTGGTTTTGCGACTATGATGAGGAGCTAAGCCAAATTCAACATGAGCTGACGTTGTTCGTCCAAGATGAGGCCAGCGGTATGTACGAGCGTATTGACGAAAGTCATACCCAGCGTGCTTATGACCTTGAATGGCTGCGCACTAGCTTGGCAGAAGCAGGGTTTACGGAAGTGAACGTGTTTGCCGACTTTAAGTGGGCAAGCCCTGATGAACAATCACATCGATTGTTCATCGTTGCGGTGAAGGCTTAG
- a CDS encoding CvfB family protein — protein MTFAAGKVQQLIIDREKSPYGYFLTDGEQDVLLHYTEVTGEVEPGDKVDVFLFFDTEDRLAATMKRPLLTLGEVALLKIADFHPRFGYFLEMGIGRQLLLPISELPELKDLHPKVGESVYVKMALDKVGRLVAKIAGELDMDQLVFHAPYAWRNTWHEATVYRALRMGTFFIVDGGPLGFGAIGFLHESLRPRPLRVGERVRVRISHVREDGRVNVTLAEQKEVGMDKDADRLFRALKERPNGAMPYSDESPADVVKQRFEMSKSAFKRSLGRLLKAGVIVQKGSWTELTPAGAAMDSEQLADVLKIMQSEPRKPKELGADGAGGTQPSGAGNARNAGDVASSSNVAHETNRNTQRDDLTARKPNPSSSPRPSRPSRPSFK, from the coding sequence ATGACGTTTGCTGCAGGAAAAGTACAACAATTAATAATCGATCGTGAAAAATCACCTTACGGTTATTTTTTGACGGATGGGGAGCAGGATGTACTGCTTCACTACACAGAAGTTACGGGTGAGGTAGAGCCGGGCGACAAGGTCGACGTATTTTTGTTCTTCGATACCGAAGACCGTCTCGCCGCTACGATGAAGCGTCCGCTATTGACGCTAGGAGAAGTGGCCCTGCTGAAAATTGCTGACTTCCACCCCCGCTTCGGTTACTTTCTCGAAATGGGCATCGGTCGTCAACTGCTGCTGCCGATTAGTGAATTGCCCGAGCTGAAAGATCTTCATCCTAAAGTCGGCGAGAGTGTCTATGTGAAAATGGCGCTCGACAAAGTCGGTCGTCTTGTTGCCAAGATTGCCGGCGAGCTTGATATGGATCAGCTTGTGTTTCATGCGCCTTATGCTTGGCGCAATACGTGGCATGAAGCGACGGTATATCGCGCACTCCGAATGGGTACGTTCTTTATCGTGGACGGAGGCCCGCTCGGCTTCGGTGCGATTGGCTTCCTGCACGAATCGTTGCGCCCGCGTCCGCTTCGTGTTGGAGAGCGTGTGCGTGTACGTATCTCGCACGTCCGTGAAGACGGCCGTGTAAACGTCACGTTGGCGGAACAAAAAGAAGTCGGCATGGACAAAGATGCGGATCGTCTGTTCCGCGCACTTAAGGAGCGCCCGAATGGGGCGATGCCTTATTCGGATGAGAGTCCTGCTGACGTCGTGAAGCAGCGCTTTGAGATGAGCAAGTCTGCCTTTAAGCGTTCGCTTGGCCGTTTACTAAAAGCGGGAGTCATCGTGCAAAAGGGCAGCTGGACGGAGCTTACTCCTGCCGGAGCTGCCATGGATTCAGAGCAGTTGGCTGATGTGCTGAAAATCATGCAATCAGAGCCGCGCAAGCCGAAAGAATTGGGTGCAGATGGTGCAGGTGGTACACAGCCATCTGGTGCGGGGAATGCAAGAAATGCCGGGGATGTTGCTAGCAGTTCGAATGTTGCGCACGAAACGAACCGGAATACGCAACGTGATGACCTAACAGCAAGAAAGCCTAATCCGTCATCTTCGCCACGGCCTTCTCGCCCTTCTCGCCCTTCGTTTAAGTAA
- the rsfS gene encoding ribosome silencing factor translates to MALNSKQLMELAVDAVEDKKAMDVVVLDLQGISLIADYFVICHGNSDTQVQAISTEIRKRAHEAGMSVRGTEGFNSARWVLNDLGDVIVHVFHRDEREYYNLEKLWSDAKVVELA, encoded by the coding sequence ATGGCGTTGAACTCAAAACAACTCATGGAATTGGCCGTTGATGCGGTAGAAGATAAAAAGGCAATGGACGTAGTCGTGCTCGATTTGCAAGGTATTTCACTAATCGCGGATTACTTTGTTATTTGTCACGGTAATTCAGACACGCAAGTCCAAGCGATTTCAACTGAAATTCGCAAGCGTGCTCACGAAGCAGGTATGTCTGTTCGCGGAACAGAAGGCTTTAATTCTGCACGTTGGGTACTGAATGACTTGGGAGATGTCATTGTTCACGTATTCCACCGCGATGAGCGTGAATATTATAACCTTGAAAAACTTTGGTCGGATGCGAAAGTTGTTGAATTGGCATGA
- the yqeK gene encoding bis(5'-nucleosyl)-tetraphosphatase (symmetrical) YqeK, producing MKLNREQLIESVKAQMPAKRWTHTEGVMITAVQLAERFGADPAKAELAAILHDVAKYWPIEKMERIMREHSVALELLDHDKPLWHAPVGAYVAETEYEVTDEEVLDAIRYHTSGREEMTLLDKIVCLADYIEPGRDFPGVEHIRERAEHDLDAALMAGFDSTITFLILQQKSIYPLTVMARNSLVKQK from the coding sequence ATGAAGCTAAATCGCGAACAATTGATTGAATCGGTCAAGGCGCAAATGCCAGCTAAGCGATGGACCCATACAGAAGGCGTTATGATTACAGCCGTTCAGCTTGCTGAACGTTTCGGAGCTGACCCTGCCAAGGCAGAACTAGCTGCTATTTTGCATGATGTAGCTAAATATTGGCCGATTGAAAAAATGGAACGGATCATGCGTGAACACAGCGTCGCTCTTGAGCTGCTGGATCACGATAAGCCGCTCTGGCACGCACCTGTTGGTGCCTATGTGGCGGAGACCGAGTATGAGGTTACAGATGAGGAAGTGCTGGATGCGATTCGCTACCACACTTCTGGACGTGAAGAGATGACGCTTCTGGATAAGATCGTCTGCCTTGCTGATTATATCGAACCGGGACGTGATTTTCCGGGCGTCGAGCATATCCGCGAACGAGCGGAGCACGATTTAGATGCAGCGCTGATGGCGGGCTTTGATTCGACCATTACGTTCTTAATTTTGCAGCAGAAATCAATTTATCCTCTTACTGTAATGGCGCGGAACAGCTTAGTGAAGCAAAAGTAA
- a CDS encoding nicotinate-nucleotide adenylyltransferase encodes MRQIGIMGGTFDPIHIGHLFAAECAREDASLDEVWFMPTRVPPHKPKQPTASPEQRLEMVKLAVHANPHFHASDWELVRSGKSYTYDTVTELQTAYPDVQFSWIIGGDMVAYLPKWHRIDELMQRIRFVGLHRPGTEWDTSTWPITWQERLTIARMPQMDISSTAIRERLANDQSIRYIVPDTVVQYMARWGLYEAKSRTID; translated from the coding sequence ATGCGCCAAATCGGTATCATGGGCGGGACATTCGATCCGATTCATATCGGACATCTTTTTGCAGCCGAATGTGCGCGAGAAGATGCGTCGCTGGATGAAGTATGGTTTATGCCTACACGTGTGCCGCCGCATAAGCCGAAGCAGCCGACGGCTTCTCCGGAGCAACGTTTGGAAATGGTAAAGCTGGCTGTACATGCCAACCCCCATTTTCATGCAAGCGACTGGGAACTGGTTCGATCAGGTAAATCATACACGTATGATACGGTGACCGAATTACAGACTGCCTATCCAGATGTACAATTTTCGTGGATTATCGGTGGCGACATGGTCGCTTACTTGCCCAAATGGCATCGGATAGATGAGCTTATGCAGCGTATTCGCTTTGTCGGCCTACACCGGCCAGGAACAGAATGGGACACGTCAACATGGCCGATAACGTGGCAAGAGCGCCTAACGATAGCGCGAATGCCGCAAATGGACATTTCTTCAACGGCGATTCGTGAACGGCTAGCGAATGATCAATCCATTCGTTATATCGTTCCTGATACGGTCGTACAATATATGGCAAGGTGGGGATTGTATGAAGCTAAATCGCGAACAATTGATTGA